The nucleotide window attggattttttttttctgaagcaaTGCATATATGCTTGGGTGGAGAGTCCATGCAAAGCACATTTTCTAGgtcaataaaaggagaaatttaattTTCAGTTATGATTGTCTAGcacaatatttccttttttttttcactctgcagGCTCTCGTTCTCTGTCATTTTCTGGAAACAAATTCAAAGGAGTATAATCTGGCTGAcaaaaatgtaattgaaattgGAGCTGGGACAGGACTAGTCTCAATAGTGGCAAGTTTACTGGGTAAGTGGGTACTTTTGATTGTCTGGAGTGAGGGGATCTAATGAAAAATAACATGAATGAGCATCACCATCTGGTGAAATATGTTGTGTACCTAATTTTAACTTTTCAAACACTTTTGATAGGTTTCATCAGGAAGATCTGCCAACTTCAAAGTTAAATGTTAATAGCTCCTTCAGATTGTTTTGGGAATGTAAAGTTATATGCCATTTAGTGCAAAGTCACAGAAATTATAAGCCAACAGTGAGTGGGCAGCACCCCCTAAAATATCTGCCAAGAGGAAGGATGGGGAAGGAATTAGGGCCAGGCATAATCTCTACCTGCTAATGATTTTAACATGAAGTGGATAGTAGCCAAATTCCGATGTCTTCTATAGCTCTGCATTCTTTTTGGGGGACTGCATTCCTCATACtttctgaaaaaatatttgtttcaaaaACCGTGCAAAAGGGTTAAGAATGAAGCttgtcttgggggcagctgggtggctcagtggattgagagccaagcctagagatggggggggagtgtcctaggttcaaatctggcctcagatacttcccagctgtgtgatcctgggcaagtcacttaacccccattgcccagcccttaccactcttctgcctgtattgactccaagatggaaggtaagggtttaaaaaaaaaagaatgaagcttGTCTTCTCATAATTTGCTTTTACTTCTACTGTTTGCACTTGGAATTGTTTCCTTAGTTCATTTTCACTTTGCCTTTGTTAGTAACCTATTCTCTTGattcctctcctttctcatctaGCTGTGTGTACTGTGCTATAGACATGCTTAAGTCtgcttcaaattttctctttagattagaaaaaaatggTCACCTTAAGTTATTCTTTTATGCATAGGTATTAATCTGTCTTGATTTTGGTGGACTTCTGAAGTAAATACCTGGCACTATAAAAACTTGAGAGGGCCCCAGGTTTTAGTGATTTGTACCTTTCCAACTGGCCAAATGGCACTCTTAAAGTCACATCCAACACTAAAGAAGTTATTGTGCACTAAAATTCTTTGCACAAAACTGAACCGCtaaagtagaaataatagtaatagctaatatttatagggCAGATTACATTTTACCAAGTGCTTTACATTCATTGTCCCTTTTAATCCACGTAACAATTTTGTGAAGAAGTtgctattactatctccattttatagaagaggaaactgaagctgagaaaaataaGGTGGCTCAGgaaggattacacagctagtagaagcttttgaacacaggtcttcctgatccccaAGTCCAATCGTCTATGTACTCTGCTATCTAACTCCCAAACATTTGATTTGTACCCATAAGTCGCTGACTTTGGAGGTAGCTTTAGCAAATTGGATATCCATTATTTTCACAAAGTTGGAAGTGAAAATACAAGCCGTGGATCCCTTAGTATGAGCTCATTTTGGTAAGATCTGGCAGTCTTTGCTTAGGCAGGTAATTAGTAAAGAATCTATGCCCCCGTAACTGTTAGTAACTCTCACCATTTCCATAGAAGAACTGCCACTGTTTAACACCATTCATTGTAAAGATCTTTTCCCCCAGCCTATAGTAGACACATATGTGTTAAGTAGGTATTTTTGAATCTGTCTTTCAGTACTATGGAAGTCCAACATTTTGAACTGTCAGATGGCTACTTGAATGGGCTTTCATTGCAGTGTATGTTGCTGGAGTTCTTGGGTCTTTGGGGAATGAAAGCTATTGAGTCTTTTTGGATATTTCTGGCTGTGGGTATGATGACTACTTTACCCCATACTTAAGGGGTGACTTTCACCGCTGTTCCTTTGTGTTATAGGTGCTCGAGTGATTGCCACAGACTTGCCCAATTTACTTGGAAACCTTCAGTATAATATTTCCCGAAATACCAAAATGAAATGTAGACATCGACCTCAGGTGAAGGAATTATCTTGGGGAATGGCTTTGGAGAAGAACTTCCCCAAATCTTCAAACCATTTCGACTATATCCTAGCCACAGATGTTGTATATGCCCACCCCTTCCTGGATGAGCTCCTGACCACCTTTGACCACCTATGTCAAGACACCACTATTATCCTCTGGGTCATGAAATTTAGGCttgataaggaaaataaatttgtgGATAGGTTTCAGGAGCTGTTTAACCTGGAGGAAATTTCCAATTTCCCTAGTTTGAACATAAAATTGTATAAAGCTATGAAGAAAAATTGTAAGAGGGCATAATACTCTCAGATAACGATCTGAAAACACTGCCAAGATATACCCAGGTAGGTAAAGGAGGGGGCAAAGGCCATTTTTCATTTGCCTATAATCTGTGCCTCTATTTTATCGTCTTTCATTTGCTTTGAAACCCTCTgcaatctgacttctgacctcatcatttaactgaaattgctctctgcAAAGtttccagtgatctcttaattgccaaatctaatggtcttttctcagtcctgaCTCCTGACTTCACTGTAGCATTTGACATTATTGATCACTTTTTCTAGGTACTgtcttctctaggtttttgtgatactgctttctgtctcttttctggCTGACCTCATATCTATTTAACTatacttctcagtctcctttgccaCTTCCTTAACCATGTCATGCCACACTGACACTGACTAAGTGTCCCCCAAAGCTATGTCCTGGGTCCCTTTTTTCTCTATATGCCAATGGGTCTTAACCCAGGGtccataaagtttttttttaaataccttgacaactttttaatataattggttttctttgtaatactatatatttatttcattgaaataaatgtttgataaattgaaaaacattattctgagaagtggtccataggtttttttttttaataacccttaccttccgtcttggagtcaatactgtgtattggctccaaggcagaagagtggtaagggctaggcaatgggggtcaagtgacttgcccagggtcacacagctggaaagtgtctgaggccagatttgaacctaggacctcccgtctctaggcctgggtccaTAGGTTTTTaaattgtcaaaggggtccaaTAATCTGGGGAAAAAAGATTAATACCCTCTTCTCCATACTATCTCATTTtgttatttcaattcaattactATATTCAGATGATTCCTGGCTTCCTTAATGACATAGCTCCTTCCAgatttccctggtttccttaaggacacagttcaaatcttacctttctTTAGGAGATCTTGGTCTTTCTAGTCTCCCCAGACATTTATACCCCCTCCTTTCAAATTTCCTTCATCTACTCTGTGGATATCTGGTATATGCCTTATTATTTACATATGATATCCCTCCCTACAATGTAATCTCTGAgagcaaggaatttttttttgtctttctttgtttctccataACTGATTACAGTGTGTAGCATATAAAAAACCCTTGTCTGAATCCTTGTTGACTGCTTCTCTGAGCGAACCTTATGAACACACAGAAAACCATGTTAATGTCACAAGAATCCTGACGTTAAAACCCAAATTGAAATACCAAACTTGTATACTATCACAGAACCCCTCAAGGAAGCAATatggctcttttctttttttttcccccttttaaatattattttatttggtcattttcaaatattattcattggaaacaaagatcattttcttttcctccccccccccccaacaccctTTCCATAGCCAACATACGATTccgctgggtatcacatgtgtccttgattcgaacccattt belongs to Monodelphis domestica isolate mMonDom1 chromosome 8, mMonDom1.pri, whole genome shotgun sequence and includes:
- the LOC100025412 gene encoding protein-lysine methyltransferase METTL21E-like isoform X1, translated to MQVCRMEMKSQCVNLLTDEIMEPEVQQGKNGEKEDEQVVSEIMARCFFPSVITTTSWEGFHFAGHEIRITEATDCYGAVVWPSALVLCHFLETNSKEYNLADKNVIEIGAGTGLVSIVASLLGARVIATDLPNLLGNLQYNISRNTKMKCRHRPQVKELSWGMALEKNFPKSSNHFDYILATDVVYAHPFLDELLTTFDHLCQDTTIILWVMKFRLDKENKFVDRFQELFNLEEISNFPSLNIKLYKAMKKNCKRA
- the LOC100025412 gene encoding protein-lysine methyltransferase METTL21E-like isoform X2, with the translated sequence MQGKNGEKEDEQVVSEIMARCFFPSVITTTSWEGFHFAGHEIRITEATDCYGAVVWPSALVLCHFLETNSKEYNLADKNVIEIGAGTGLVSIVASLLGARVIATDLPNLLGNLQYNISRNTKMKCRHRPQVKELSWGMALEKNFPKSSNHFDYILATDVVYAHPFLDELLTTFDHLCQDTTIILWVMKFRLDKENKFVDRFQELFNLEEISNFPSLNIKLYKAMKKNCKRA